A single Carnobacterium alterfunditum DSM 5972 DNA region contains:
- a CDS encoding IS5 family transposase (programmed frameshift) yields MMSIKRYELTDVQWNQIKNLFPEYHTGRPPKSNRIMFNAVLWIARSGAAWRDLPKERYGSWKTVYSRFCLWRDTGLLESLFITLNYEADYENLSIDSTVVTAHQQSAGAKKGGLNSVISQHIGKSSGGHTTKIHVIVDGLGNPLYFQLSGGNLHDSVLAIEVLQHVEIQGSNVIGDRAYGSLDIRTYVTNHDATYTIPPKKNTKEPWTVDWWLYKERHLVECFFNKLKHFRHIATRYDKLATSYLAFVYIAAIFLLTK; encoded by the exons ATGATGAGTATTAAACGTTATGAGCTGACTGATGTGCAGTGGAATCAAATCAAAAATCTGTTTCCCGAATATCACACAGGTAGACCACCTAAAAGCAATCGTATAATGTTCAATGCTGTTTTATGGATTGCTAGAAGCGGTGCTGCTTGGCGAGATCTGCCAAAAGAACGCTACGGATCATGGAAAACGGTCTATAGCCGCTTTTGTTTATGGCGTGATACTGGTTTACTTGAATCCCTTTTTATTACGTTGAATTATGAAGCAGATTACGAAAACTTGAGTATCGATTCAACCGTTGTAACGGCGCATCAGCAGAGTGCCGGTGCAAAAAAAGGGGGCT TAAATTCTGTCATCTCGCAACATATCGGTAAAAGCAGTGGTGGGCACACAACAAAAATACATGTCATCGTAGACGGATTAGGAAATCCATTATATTTTCAGCTATCAGGTGGAAATCTCCATGATAGTGTTCTCGCTATTGAAGTTCTTCAACACGTTGAAATACAAGGCAGTAATGTTATTGGCGATCGTGCATACGGTTCTTTAGACATTCGGACTTATGTGACGAATCACGATGCGACTTATACCATTCCACCAAAGAAAAATACAAAAGAACCTTGGACTGTTGATTGGTGGCTATATAAAGAACGTCATTTGGTGGAGTGTTTCTTTAATAAGTTAAAGCATTTCCGTCATATCGCGACACGTTATGATAAACTCGCAACGTCCTACTTAGCCTTTGTATATATAGCAGCTATTTTTCTCTTAACCAAATAG
- a CDS encoding DUF2207 domain-containing protein — protein sequence MNKRVRMSLSIGAAFLFSMAFGEVVFAENELTDITIEIELQEDGSGIVKEHRKMNMDDGTELYIVLNDLQDSKLLDFSVMGFQKIDPWEPDASLEEKADHYGIVGTDDGLELIWGIGKYGENDYEVTYALSNLVRELEDGQGLLWNFDTFSDIPAEKLTVKITGFEPFTEENVRFWGFGFEGDIQLEGNTIVWEAEEVVNNSKDVTVLLQFPQVLFATQANVGMTSEEQREMAMNGSAYNDEATSNTVPIVILSLIAVTGGGATVFAIKYYKKLKQAKEAAGQMRTGKQRVKENKTVILEGIPYQGEDFAGIAYLLQDIDKGYFEDYFSAYLLRWSYEKRIIIHTAEDKSLFSDGFDTEIEIPHFEEERARYPQSFTKFVDKIKTNHGETYETGLWLMLLDASNSNGFIEDNKMKKWAKKHAKEVGKFADYLIDYSKEFLEKERLISFKEIKVWGTKSEVAIASPEGDKLFDRLVQFDNYLEEIDLEGFADNTNPFTFEEFLFWNTLYYRSEELTEEFKEMIPNPNNISGENQFIYYYWYWNGVTGFRNNWSSGLASGGFHSSSSSAASGTGGSTSFGGGGGAGGGGGGGAR from the coding sequence ATGAATAAAAGAGTAAGAATGTCATTGTCTATTGGAGCAGCGTTTCTGTTTAGTATGGCGTTTGGAGAAGTCGTTTTTGCAGAAAATGAATTAACGGATATCACGATCGAAATTGAACTGCAAGAAGACGGCTCTGGAATCGTCAAAGAACATAGAAAGATGAACATGGATGATGGTACTGAATTATATATTGTGTTAAATGATCTGCAGGATTCTAAACTGCTGGATTTTTCGGTTATGGGTTTTCAAAAAATAGATCCATGGGAACCAGATGCTTCCTTAGAGGAAAAGGCTGATCACTATGGCATTGTCGGGACAGATGACGGATTAGAACTCATATGGGGTATTGGTAAATATGGCGAAAATGACTACGAAGTGACGTACGCTTTATCAAACTTAGTGCGCGAATTGGAAGATGGACAAGGCTTACTATGGAATTTTGATACATTTTCTGATATTCCTGCAGAAAAATTGACGGTTAAAATCACTGGATTTGAGCCCTTTACAGAAGAGAATGTCCGTTTCTGGGGTTTTGGATTTGAAGGCGATATCCAATTAGAAGGCAACACGATCGTATGGGAAGCGGAGGAAGTAGTAAACAATAGCAAAGATGTAACGGTATTGCTGCAATTTCCACAAGTCCTTTTCGCTACACAAGCCAATGTTGGTATGACATCGGAAGAACAGCGTGAAATGGCAATGAACGGCTCAGCGTATAATGATGAGGCTACTTCTAATACAGTTCCTATCGTCATCCTCTCTCTCATTGCAGTTACTGGTGGAGGAGCCACAGTTTTTGCTATCAAGTATTATAAAAAATTGAAACAAGCAAAAGAAGCAGCTGGACAAATGCGAACAGGGAAACAACGAGTCAAGGAGAATAAAACGGTTATATTAGAGGGAATCCCCTATCAAGGAGAAGACTTTGCCGGTATTGCTTATTTGCTGCAAGATATAGACAAGGGCTATTTTGAAGATTACTTCTCAGCTTATTTATTGAGATGGTCGTATGAAAAGCGGATCATTATCCATACTGCCGAAGATAAGTCATTATTTAGCGATGGATTTGATACTGAAATAGAGATCCCTCATTTTGAGGAAGAGCGTGCGCGTTATCCCCAATCATTCACAAAATTTGTTGATAAAATCAAGACAAATCATGGGGAGACTTATGAAACTGGTTTATGGCTCATGTTATTGGACGCTTCAAACAGTAACGGGTTTATTGAAGATAATAAAATGAAAAAATGGGCAAAAAAACATGCTAAAGAAGTAGGGAAGTTTGCGGATTATTTGATAGATTATTCAAAAGAGTTCTTAGAAAAAGAAAGACTTATTTCATTCAAAGAAATCAAAGTATGGGGAACGAAAAGCGAAGTAGCCATTGCAAGTCCTGAAGGTGATAAATTATTTGATCGTCTGGTTCAATTTGATAATTATTTGGAAGAAATCGATTTAGAAGGTTTTGCGGATAATACTAATCCATTCACTTTTGAAGAATTTTTGTTCTGGAACACTTTGTACTATAGAAGTGAAGAACTGACAGAAGAGTTCAAGGAAATGATCCCGAATCCGAATAATATCTCTGGGGAAAATCAATTCATTTATTATTACTGGTATTGGAATGGGGTAACAGGATTTAGAAATAACTGGTCTAGTGGATTAGCAAGCGGCGGATTTCACTCAAGTTCTTCATCAGCAGCATCCGGAACAGGCGGTTCAACTTCCTTTGGTGGAGGAGGAGGTGCCGGTGGTGGAGGCGGTGGAGGGGCTCGATAG
- a CDS encoding TrkH family potassium uptake protein, with protein sequence MTVVFSFFTLILIGTALLKLPFATTQTISWLDTLFTATSAVTVTGLIVVDTGTAFTLFGQTIIIMLMQLGGLGLMTSAVFIFFIFKRRIGMQQRDLVKESLNQGSSGGVIRLVRHVLFFSLSIELIGFTLLSIKWIPEFGVWKGAFYSLFHTVAAFNNAGFSLWADNLSGYVGDPVVNLTITSLFVLGGIGFTVLLDVWNKKKFKSLTLHSKVMIVGTLIINAIAIILIFVLEYSNPQTLGSLSLGDKAWSAYFQGLTPRTAGFNSIDITALTAPSMLLTILLMFIGAGSASTGSGIKLSTFIILLLTTTTSLRGGEEVSLFGRRIRNSAVFRALTLTTISFLLVFIAIFILTITENGSFIDIVFEVVSAFGTVGLSAGLTPELSIIGRFVIMFVMFIGRIGPITIVSILIARKGTSLIRYPQEDLFIG encoded by the coding sequence ATGACAGTCGTTTTCAGTTTCTTTACGCTTATTTTAATTGGTACAGCATTATTAAAATTACCCTTTGCGACTACACAAACCATTTCTTGGTTAGATACGTTATTTACAGCCACTTCTGCTGTTACGGTAACAGGATTGATCGTAGTCGATACGGGGACAGCCTTCACTCTATTCGGACAAACAATCATTATAATGCTCATGCAACTTGGAGGATTAGGATTAATGACCTCTGCCGTTTTTATCTTTTTCATATTCAAACGAAGAATTGGCATGCAACAAAGAGATCTCGTTAAAGAATCTTTAAATCAAGGCTCTTCAGGGGGCGTTATCCGCTTGGTGCGTCATGTGCTTTTTTTCTCTTTAAGTATCGAACTGATTGGTTTTACCTTATTGTCCATTAAATGGATCCCAGAATTTGGAGTTTGGAAAGGTGCCTTTTATAGTTTATTCCATACTGTTGCAGCCTTTAATAATGCTGGGTTTTCTCTGTGGGCTGATAATTTATCCGGCTATGTAGGAGATCCTGTCGTTAACTTAACGATTACAAGCCTATTTGTTTTAGGAGGAATAGGATTTACTGTTCTTTTAGATGTGTGGAATAAGAAAAAATTTAAGTCATTGACTCTGCATTCAAAAGTTATGATCGTAGGTACCCTGATCATAAATGCCATTGCAATAATTTTAATTTTTGTGCTAGAATATTCAAATCCTCAAACTTTAGGCAGTTTATCACTTGGAGATAAAGCATGGAGTGCTTATTTTCAAGGTTTGACTCCTAGAACAGCCGGTTTTAATTCAATCGATATCACTGCGTTAACAGCACCTTCTATGCTCTTGACGATCCTCTTGATGTTTATTGGGGCAGGGAGTGCGTCAACTGGTAGTGGGATCAAGTTAAGTACTTTTATTATTTTACTTTTAACAACGACTACAAGTCTAAGAGGTGGAGAAGAAGTATCTTTATTTGGACGAAGGATCAGGAATAGTGCTGTTTTTAGAGCTTTAACGTTGACAACAATAAGCTTTTTATTAGTTTTTATAGCTATTTTCATCTTAACGATAACTGAAAATGGATCGTTTATCGATATCGTTTTTGAAGTTGTTTCAGCATTTGGAACAGTAGGACTCTCAGCAGGCTTGACACCTGAACTATCCATTATAGGTAGATTTGTGATCATGTTCGTCATGTTCATAGGGCGTATCGGACCTATTACGATTGTCTCTATATTGATTGCTAGAAAAGGAACTTCCTTGATACGTTACCCTCAAGAAGATCTATTCATCGGATAA
- a CDS encoding CapA family protein yields the protein MKKIGFLLAALIVSGCANDVSENSEQASSEIVSTSEASVESEDQLSEEKRISFMGVGDNLIHTGIFEEAQLEDGTYDFKPMFENVANDIEAADLAFINQETLLGGDEFGFSGYPAFNTPSDMAGNLNELGFDLVNGASNHSLDKGEKGVLNTLEIWNEQENMVFTGVFDSQEDRDAIPVIERDGVTFSFLAYTYGTNGIEPDVSYRLNYFDEALITQDIERAKQVSDFVIVSAHWGEEHMLEPNEFQKQYAQLFTDLGVDVVIGTHPHVIQPIEWMEGENGNQTLVVYSLGNFLSAMSTGTENNMLGGMISFDFVLTEEEKAIKNVKWDGIVMHYKGNNTDSTDSRRGFKIYPLADYTEELATQHTLNSAQGNQISKESLQQTTETVIDADFLK from the coding sequence ATGAAGAAAATTGGATTCTTATTAGCTGCATTAATCGTAAGCGGGTGTGCAAATGACGTTAGTGAAAATTCTGAGCAAGCCTCATCAGAAATCGTTTCTACCAGTGAGGCATCAGTTGAATCGGAAGACCAGCTAAGCGAAGAAAAAAGAATTTCCTTTATGGGAGTAGGGGATAACCTGATCCATACAGGGATATTTGAAGAAGCACAGTTAGAAGATGGGACCTACGATTTTAAACCTATGTTTGAAAATGTAGCAAACGATATCGAAGCTGCAGATTTAGCCTTTATTAATCAGGAGACACTGTTGGGTGGGGATGAATTCGGTTTTTCTGGCTATCCAGCGTTTAATACACCTAGCGACATGGCGGGAAATTTAAATGAATTGGGTTTTGATTTAGTTAACGGAGCATCCAATCATTCATTAGATAAAGGAGAAAAAGGTGTTTTGAATACTTTGGAAATATGGAATGAACAAGAGAACATGGTCTTTACAGGAGTATTTGATTCCCAAGAAGATCGTGATGCTATTCCGGTTATTGAACGTGACGGCGTAACTTTTTCATTTTTAGCCTATACATATGGTACAAATGGAATTGAGCCAGATGTTTCTTACCGATTGAATTATTTTGACGAAGCGTTGATCACTCAAGATATTGAACGAGCAAAGCAAGTTAGTGATTTCGTCATCGTATCTGCACATTGGGGCGAGGAGCACATGCTTGAGCCAAATGAATTTCAAAAACAATATGCTCAATTGTTTACCGATCTAGGAGTGGATGTTGTGATTGGGACCCATCCTCACGTGATCCAACCGATTGAGTGGATGGAAGGGGAAAACGGCAATCAGACATTGGTCGTTTACTCATTAGGTAACTTTCTTTCCGCTATGTCAACAGGAACTGAAAATAATATGTTGGGTGGAATGATTTCATTTGATTTCGTCCTGACCGAAGAAGAAAAAGCTATTAAAAATGTCAAATGGGATGGGATAGTGATGCATTACAAAGGCAATAATACTGATAGCACTGATTCAAGAAGAGGCTTCAAAATCTATCCGTTAGCTGATTATACTGAAGAACTGGCTACTCAGCACACCCTTAACAGTGCTCAAGGAAATCAAATTTCTAAAGAATCTTTACAGCAGACGACTGAAACAGTCATTGATGCTGATTTTTTAAAATAA
- a CDS encoding Zn-finger containing protein, with protein sequence MIGRYGVDKLSNYLLYGGLAIVVLFNLLNWPIGGFFGWIAVILGYYRTFSRNRSKRYQENQKFLTFKRRIDSKWRKQLKKIQERKVYKYYSCPNCHKKLRVPRKKGKITIKCSHCEEQFTKKT encoded by the coding sequence ATGATTGGCAGATATGGCGTCGATAAGCTGTCAAACTATTTGCTTTACGGAGGACTTGCTATTGTTGTCTTATTTAATTTACTAAATTGGCCAATCGGCGGTTTCTTTGGATGGATAGCTGTCATTCTAGGTTACTATCGAACCTTTTCCCGTAACCGATCAAAACGGTATCAGGAGAATCAAAAATTTCTAACCTTCAAACGAAGGATCGATAGCAAATGGAGAAAACAACTTAAAAAAATTCAGGAGCGAAAAGTATATAAATACTATTCTTGTCCTAACTGTCATAAAAAATTGCGTGTCCCGCGAAAAAAAGGAAAAATCACAATCAAATGCTCTCACTGCGAAGAGCAATTCACTAAAAAAACTTAA
- a CDS encoding ABC transporter permease yields MVAQLFKGTTRIIRLLFQRNRLKISLWLIGLVGVSMASLTAYTTIYTGQKEIVEFGLTMQNPAMVAMLGKGYEIESFNLGTIFASELLLFSAIAVSIMNILLVTSSTRMDEEEGRLELIRALPVGRLSYLSAAAIMMAIVNTSIFMLLSIGLELVDQEVFYLESSLLYGAALASTGLFFAGVAMIAAQVAQTTRGAIAISFGTLITAYIIRAIGDVSNETLSLFSPLGWTVRTNVFAGNEWWPVIALVCGAAVLLVGAFYLDHKRDINAGLLSDRKGKIHASPFLKSQLGLTWRLEKGTIISWAIGIFLMSIAYGAILGDLEAYFSDFELVQGILSDSTTASMTEQFVTLLIGIVSVFAAIPGISILLKLKKEERQGRTDNFYSRAVSRNKILGSRYAIAFFTAIVMQLLIGLGLYASASQVMEKSIDLGTILMSSLVYIPAIWVVLGLTTLLVGAFPKGAILVWTYVFFTFLVLYLGNLLEFPAWLKNLSAFYHIPQLPNEELAWFPLSTLSIVGIVLSGVGFIGYNKRDI; encoded by the coding sequence ATGGTCGCTCAGTTATTTAAAGGAACAACTCGAATCATACGACTGCTTTTTCAGCGGAATAGATTGAAAATCAGTTTGTGGTTAATCGGTTTGGTTGGTGTTTCAATGGCATCCTTAACGGCGTATACAACTATATATACAGGTCAAAAAGAAATCGTTGAATTTGGCTTAACGATGCAAAATCCGGCTATGGTAGCCATGCTGGGAAAGGGTTATGAGATTGAATCATTTAATCTAGGAACCATTTTTGCAAGTGAATTATTGCTGTTTTCAGCTATTGCAGTGAGTATTATGAATATCTTGCTTGTCACCTCAAGTACGAGAATGGATGAAGAAGAAGGCCGTTTGGAACTCATTCGAGCGTTACCAGTTGGACGGTTGTCTTATTTATCAGCTGCTGCAATAATGATGGCCATTGTAAACACCTCAATCTTCATGCTTTTATCGATAGGTTTAGAATTAGTTGATCAAGAAGTGTTTTATTTAGAATCTTCTTTACTCTATGGTGCTGCTCTTGCAAGTACAGGCTTATTCTTTGCAGGAGTTGCAATGATTGCTGCACAAGTTGCACAAACGACAAGAGGAGCGATAGCTATTTCTTTTGGAACATTGATAACAGCTTATATTATAAGAGCAATCGGAGATGTCAGTAATGAAACATTGTCTTTATTTTCTCCGTTAGGATGGACTGTTCGAACAAATGTATTTGCTGGAAACGAATGGTGGCCGGTTATTGCTTTGGTCTGTGGAGCTGCAGTTTTGTTGGTAGGTGCCTTTTATCTGGATCATAAAAGAGATATCAATGCAGGCCTGCTGTCTGATCGAAAAGGAAAGATCCATGCCTCACCTTTTTTAAAAAGCCAGCTTGGTTTAACTTGGCGGTTAGAAAAAGGAACCATTATTTCATGGGCTATTGGTATTTTTTTAATGAGTATTGCTTACGGTGCCATTTTAGGAGACTTAGAAGCTTACTTCTCAGACTTTGAATTGGTCCAAGGAATTTTATCAGATAGTACGACTGCTTCTATGACAGAACAATTTGTCACATTATTGATTGGTATCGTGTCTGTTTTTGCAGCTATTCCTGGTATTTCTATCTTATTAAAATTAAAAAAAGAAGAAAGGCAAGGAAGAACGGACAACTTTTATAGCCGAGCTGTTTCTCGCAATAAAATTTTGGGTAGTCGCTATGCCATAGCATTTTTTACAGCGATAGTGATGCAATTGTTGATTGGACTAGGGCTGTATGCTTCGGCAAGTCAAGTAATGGAAAAAAGTATTGATTTAGGGACCATTTTAATGTCTTCACTTGTCTATATTCCAGCTATTTGGGTGGTGCTGGGTTTAACGACATTACTAGTAGGAGCTTTCCCTAAGGGAGCGATTTTAGTTTGGACCTACGTATTTTTTACCTTTTTAGTCCTTTATCTGGGCAACCTACTCGAATTTCCAGCGTGGTTGAAAAATTTATCAGCTTTCTACCACATACCGCAACTTCCAAATGAAGAGCTTGCTTGGTTTCCTTTGAGCACGTTGAGTATAGTAGGAATAGTTCTTTCTGGCGTCGGATTTATAGGCTACAATAAAAGAGACATCTAA
- a CDS encoding IS5 family transposase (programmed frameshift), translating to MMSIERYELTDVQWNQIKNLFPEYHTGRPPKSNRIMFNAVLWIARSGAAWRNLPKERYGSWKTVYSRFCLWRDTGLLESLFITLNYEADYENLSIDSTVVTAHQQSAGAKKGGLNSVISQHIGKSSGGHTTKIHVIVDGLGNPLYFQLSGGNLHDSVLAIEVLQHVEIQGSNVIGDRAYGSLDIRTYVTNHDATYTIPPKKNTKEPWTVDWWLYKERHLVECFFNKLKHFRHIATRYDKLATSYLAFVYIAAIFLLTK from the exons ATGATGAGTATTGAACGTTATGAGCTGACTGATGTGCAGTGGAATCAAATCAAAAATCTGTTTCCCGAATATCACACAGGTAGACCACCTAAAAGCAATCGTATAATGTTCAATGCTGTTTTATGGATTGCTAGAAGCGGTGCTGCTTGGCGAAATCTGCCAAAAGAACGTTACGGATCATGGAAAACGGTCTATAGCCGCTTTTGTTTATGGCGTGATACTGGTTTACTTGAATCCCTTTTTATTACGTTGAATTATGAAGCAGATTACGAAAACTTGAGTATCGATTCAACCGTTGTAACGGCGCATCAGCAGAGTGCCGGTGCAAAAAAAGGGGGCT TAAATTCTGTCATCTCGCAACATATCGGTAAAAGCAGTGGTGGGCACACAACAAAAATACATGTCATCGTAGACGGATTAGGAAATCCATTATATTTTCAGCTATCAGGTGGAAATCTCCATGATAGTGTTCTCGCTATTGAAGTTCTTCAACACGTTGAAATACAAGGCAGTAATGTTATTGGCGATCGTGCATACGGTTCTTTAGACATTCGGACTTATGTGACGAATCACGATGCGACTTATACCATTCCACCAAAGAAAAATACAAAAGAACCTTGGACTGTTGATTGGTGGCTATATAAAGAACGTCATTTGGTGGAGTGTTTCTTTAATAAGTTAAAGCATTTCCGTCATATCGCGACACGTTATGATAAACTCGCAACGTCCTACTTAGCCTTTGTATATATAGCAGCTATTTTTCTCTTAACCAAATAG
- a CDS encoding ISLre2 family transposase gives MDRIITKLYEIIKESSDLIATEESIQLYMYEVFTELVGDIFTHMNQVIKEQKQGEGWKVKRDDWKTVQFIFGPVRYRRTLMVDQESQNHYPLDDWLGIRNYQRHSPLVEVKVAELASKCTYRDTAELLKEWTAVTISHQTVGSLLKRVGGAQAREDEEMVVELDEAVELPEGKKVDYFYAEADGIFVRGTEKRKSLEVRHALLYEGWEKNGKRVSLKEPKAIMTTKKTAGFWAEVQAFTASHYALQQAQVITNSDGGQGYTADKFQEAFSQSNYPVVNQLDSYHIFQGLNRAFGSQTSLFKQKVNQALKTHDLNELTIWLDTYESTLDETPAVEKLTTFRTYVLRNWDRIFDWREKVEQVPQDARGLGAMESNQRHISFRMKKRGMHWSEEGCEAMVKVKQGILNHTLRDAYLHQQNRSTRQQRKLKQTVRLSSLLHQKTRQSVGAKDGTMPLYASHSSAMGKLIKSFR, from the coding sequence ATGGATAGAATTATAACAAAATTATATGAAATAATAAAGGAATCGAGCGATTTAATCGCTACAGAGGAGTCTATACAACTCTATATGTATGAAGTATTCACTGAATTAGTAGGAGATATCTTCACCCATATGAATCAAGTGATCAAAGAACAAAAACAAGGCGAAGGCTGGAAAGTGAAACGAGACGATTGGAAAACCGTTCAGTTTATTTTTGGTCCTGTTCGTTATCGCCGTACCTTAATGGTCGATCAAGAGAGTCAAAATCATTATCCGCTAGATGACTGGTTAGGCATTCGAAACTACCAACGCCATAGTCCACTCGTAGAAGTGAAAGTAGCAGAACTAGCTAGTAAGTGTACCTACCGGGACACCGCTGAATTATTGAAAGAATGGACGGCAGTCACTATTAGTCACCAAACAGTCGGCAGTCTTCTTAAACGAGTTGGAGGAGCACAAGCACGTGAAGATGAAGAAATGGTAGTAGAACTAGACGAAGCCGTCGAGTTGCCAGAAGGTAAAAAAGTGGACTATTTTTACGCCGAGGCTGATGGCATTTTTGTTCGTGGGACGGAAAAGAGAAAAAGCTTAGAAGTTCGTCATGCGCTACTTTACGAAGGCTGGGAGAAAAATGGAAAGAGAGTCTCCTTAAAGGAGCCTAAAGCGATCATGACGACTAAAAAAACGGCTGGTTTTTGGGCAGAAGTTCAAGCCTTTACTGCGAGTCATTATGCGTTACAACAAGCTCAAGTCATTACCAATAGTGACGGTGGACAAGGCTATACCGCAGACAAATTTCAAGAAGCCTTTTCTCAGTCGAACTATCCTGTAGTCAATCAGTTAGACTCTTATCACATCTTCCAAGGCTTAAATCGCGCGTTTGGTTCACAGACTAGCCTCTTTAAACAGAAGGTCAATCAAGCTTTAAAAACACATGATTTAAATGAGTTAACAATCTGGTTGGATACTTATGAAAGCACACTAGACGAGACACCAGCAGTGGAAAAACTGACTACCTTTAGAACATACGTATTACGGAATTGGGATCGAATTTTCGATTGGCGTGAAAAAGTAGAACAGGTTCCGCAGGACGCAAGAGGTTTAGGCGCAATGGAGTCGAATCAGCGGCATATTTCTTTTCGGATGAAAAAGCGTGGGATGCATTGGAGCGAAGAAGGCTGTGAAGCCATGGTAAAGGTAAAACAAGGCATCTTAAATCACACGTTACGTGACGCCTATCTTCACCAACAAAATAGGAGTACGAGACAACAACGCAAGCTGAAACAAACGGTTCGTTTATCGTCGCTATTGCATCAGAAGACACGTCAGTCGGTTGGTGCAAAGGATGGGACAATGCCGTTGTATGCTTCTCATTCATCAGCAATGGGGAAACTCATAAAAAGTTTTCGTTAA
- a CDS encoding ABC transporter ATP-binding protein, which translates to MNVVEVKGLTKRFGKFTALKKIDLSINEGEIYGFIGPNGAGKSTTIRVLLGMLKPNEGQVTIFGKDAWKDAVEIHKRIAYVPGEADLWPNLTGGEVIDLFLTMRGNGNKSRRDELIQLFKLDPAKRCRAYSKGNRQKIALIAAFASDADLYILDEPTAGLDPLMERIFQECILEVKRQGKTVLLSSHILSEVEKLCDRVAIIREGELIETGTLSQMRHLIRSKLIVETQETLTGLSDLKGVHDVIHTKAGWTFQVDNEEMAKIISHISQFGVLKLESGPPTLEDLFIRHYKGDSEKPSATKEGV; encoded by the coding sequence ATGAATGTCGTAGAAGTAAAAGGATTGACTAAACGATTTGGGAAATTTACAGCTTTGAAAAAAATCGATCTATCCATAAATGAAGGTGAAATATATGGCTTTATTGGTCCAAATGGTGCTGGTAAGTCGACGACTATTCGTGTGTTGTTAGGGATGTTAAAACCTAATGAAGGACAAGTGACGATTTTTGGAAAAGATGCCTGGAAAGATGCTGTAGAAATTCATAAAAGAATAGCGTATGTTCCAGGTGAGGCTGATCTATGGCCTAATCTAACCGGTGGTGAAGTGATTGATTTATTTTTAACTATGCGTGGTAATGGCAATAAAAGCCGGCGCGATGAGCTGATCCAACTGTTTAAACTAGATCCAGCGAAAAGATGTCGGGCATATTCAAAGGGGAATCGACAAAAAATAGCCTTGATTGCAGCTTTTGCGTCAGATGCTGATCTATATATTCTTGATGAACCAACTGCAGGATTGGACCCGCTAATGGAGCGTATTTTTCAGGAGTGTATTTTAGAGGTGAAACGACAAGGAAAGACCGTCTTATTATCGAGCCATATTCTTTCAGAAGTTGAGAAATTATGCGATCGGGTAGCTATTATTCGCGAAGGTGAACTGATTGAAACAGGGACGCTTTCCCAAATGCGCCATTTGATACGCTCAAAATTGATCGTTGAAACGCAGGAGACGCTGACTGGATTGTCCGATTTAAAAGGGGTACATGATGTCATCCATACAAAAGCGGGTTGGACGTTTCAGGTAGATAATGAAGAAATGGCAAAAATCATTAGTCATATCAGCCAATTCGGCGTTTTAAAGCTTGAAAGTGGTCCGCCAACGCTAGAAGATCTATTTATCCGTCACTACAAAGGAGATAGTGAGAAACCAAGCGCCACAAAGGAAGGTGTCTAA